The region ACAGAATGGTTATAATTTAGTTGTAAATACTTAAAAAAGCACGCTCTAATTGGCGTGTTTTTTTTGCCATTTATTTGTCTAAAATTAGATAAAATTGAAAACAGTATTTATAATTATCATTGGTTTCAGGGATAAGAACAAACTGCATTAGCTCTAATTTTGTCTTATAACAATAAAGCAAAAAGATTATGGGATTAACAATTTCAAGTGGGATATTAGTAGATTTTAAAGACAATGAACCTGAAGCTTTTGAAGCTTACAAGGCGATTTTTGAAAATATAAATACTATTCTTGCAAAAAATGGTGTAGCGCCGTACAAAGAACCTATAGAGATGAATAAAGAGCCATTACAATTTGGCGGCTTTCCTTATAGTTTTTTACACCATTTAAGACGATTTGCAGCACACGTTTGGGAACAGAAAGACAATGAAAATTGGGACTGGACCCCAACACCATTTTCTATTGATGATGAACCTGGTGCAGATGCAATTTTAGAGGAGCATTATACGTATATGTCTAGCCATTTATTAACCCATTCTGATTCAGAAGGTTTTTATGTTCCTGTAGAATTACCAGAAGTTCTTTTTGATACGGAAGAAGCACCGGTACCTGGAGCTATGATTGGTTCGTCTTATGATTTGTTAAGTGAATTAAAAAGTCTTACCGCACATTTAGGCATTGGTTTAGATGATAATGACAACCTTACTAATGTAGATGAATTGAATGCAATTATAACTAATGAAGACGATTTTTGGATCGAAATTTTAGTGTGTGTGACTCTTATAGATGCAGCAAAATTTAGTATTCAAAACAAAACAGCAATTCTTTTTAATTAATTTTCCAGTTGAATTTTTCTTGAAATAAAACCCATCAAAATACCTGCAATATTATTTGTAGGTGTATTTAAAAACAAGGAGTTGCAATGATTTTAACAGATAATCATTCTATAAATACCAGAAACCATTATGAAGATTTCCGTATGGTTTTCTGGAAAGACGAACCTGTAAAACGATGGTAAATTTTAAACACATCGTAGTGTAACGGGTTTAAAAATACTCACCAATTAGATTTATATAGTATCATTTCGCTTGCTTAATTATAGGTAGGTTAGGGAGTTATGTCTTTATTTTTCTAATTAATATCCTATTAAAGCAATTACAATCATTAAATTTTATCACCTTGAAAAATCTACAGTTATATTTCGTTTTATTATTAGTAATACTGTCTTCTTGTAGTCGAAAAACATATACCGCTTTATATCAGGACAATCACCTAGATTCTTCTAAAGTAACTTCTTATTTTTTACCAAAGCATGTATTGAAATTAGAAATTGTTTATACTATAAACGAACCTAGAGTTGTATACAAAGGAATAGACCAGGCTTTAACCTCTAGTCCTACAAAGGTGACAATTGAAGATCCTATTTTAATTACTAAACATATAGTTGCAGATCAGTCTCAGGCTTATATTTTAAGCGGAAAACAAGTCGCAGACAAATATTTTAAGACAGAACAAAATTACGAGGCAAAAGATGTAGATACAATTACAGTTTTTCCTATCGATAAAGATACTCATACAGCAGCATCTTCTGTGTCTTTAACAGATTCTAGTAGGGAAGAAGACGCTTATGCTGCGGTGTTAGAGATGTTGAACAATATCTCTAAAATACAAACGAAACAAGATGCAGTGTTTACGTTAGATTTAGTTTCATTTTACAAAATGCAGTTTACTCAAATTAATGAAGATTATAAGCCTTATGTTAAAAAAAATAAAGTCAAATATACGGTTATAGTAGATCCATTAATTCAAAATCATGAGGATTATACTATTTATCCGTCTCATATTTTTAGTGACGCTATGGTGTTAATGGATACTGTTACCATAGTGTTTCCCAAAGTTAAGGCTATAAAAGCTAATGTATTTAATGCTCAAGATGTTGTTGAAGGGGTAGCGTATCGAAGTTTAGATACTAAACCTATACATGTTAAAATGAATACAGATCATCTTCAAACTACGGCATCATCATACCATCAGTTTGAAACTATAAAACTAATATCAGCATCAGATTTAAAAACTAAAAAAAATCAGGATGTCATATTATTCGATACACATATTGCACCTTTAGAATTTCAAGAGGTACTTTTTAATCTGCACGATACTGTAGAGGATTTAAATTTCAACAAACCACAATCTATTACAGAATCTCAAATATCTATTAAAAAAGCATATAAAGAAAAGTTACAAAAAATCGATTTACTTATTAAAAAACTTGAAGAACGAAAAGCGGCATTGTAAACCGTTGAATATATAATATCACTGAAAACCGTTACCTAAAAACCTAAGCAAAACAGCATATTTGTAATGTATCAAAATTAAAAAACAACTTATGGACAAAGCTAAATTTGAAGAGATAGTTAAAATTGGAAAAATACGATTTATATAAAAAAGAAGCGTATTTAAGATCCGTAATGTTACCCTCTATTAAAATAGTAGGAGAAAATCGCAGTAAAGAAAATGTAGGTTTAAGTAAACAAGGAGGCTATCCAGAAGTGCCTGAAGATTTTGAATGGCCTAAACACGAGTTTGGCGATTATCGTTTTGCATTACAAATTAATTTAAGTGAAATTAAATTTGAAATGCCACTACCAAAAACAGGAATGTTAAGCTTTTTTATAGCTAATGATGATGATAAAAATGTATTTTTTGGAGCAAAAGATTATGCAAAAGTCTATCATTTTGAAGAAGGTACTCCCTTAAAAACCTATATAAATCCTAATTTAGATTACTTCTATGTAGATCATTGTATACGAATTGATTTGCAAGAGAATGTAGATATACCTTACAGAGAAGAGTTACATAAAGACAAAGGATTAAATAAAAGACAACTAGATTACGTATGCAGTAAAGTACCAGATATGGTAAGCAAAAAAACATTTAGTTATTTATTTGGATACCCATATTACAACACCTTAGCTTATGATCCGCGTAAAACAGATGAGTGGACGTCGTTACTTACGTTACGATGGAATAATGTTTTTTCTTGGGACTGGGATATGGATGAGTTTTTAATGTTTTTTATTGAAAAAGATAAACTTGCCAAAGGTGACTTCTCTAACATAAGAACCGATTTAGGATAACATATACAAATGAAAATAACAAAAGATACGCTCAAAAAAGATTCACGGAGTGAAGATTGTTATAGGACAACAATTGAATCAGATCAGAAAAAAATTGATGTCAGTCTAAATTTAGAAGACATTAGTTTAGAGGAAATGATTGCTTTAGGAAATTCATTTTTTGAAGATTTTGAAGATAAAAAGAACAAAGCCACAGATGAAATCGTAAGTGCGTTTTACGAAAATTATAATGAAAACTGGGCCGATGAAGATAATGGATATCCAGAGTTAAGCAAGCAAGAATTCAGAGAGAAGTTAACGATAACAGCTATTCATTTTTACGCCAAAGATTTAATAGACGTTGTTTATAATGAAGATGGTATGTTCGGGAATCATTATTTAATTGCACAATCTTATGACGGTGAAAACTTTGACGATACCACAATGTTTGGATAAAAAATTAAAAAAATGACTGTAGAAGACCTAAAAAATAAAATATCTAAACCCGTTACTAAATTTACGACCGGTGGTTTTAGACCAAAAAACACTATTGAAGAAAGTTGGATAGGTAAAGTCTTTGCGTATCACGACGACGAAGACATTCCGTTAGATAAAAACGGCAATCCAATGTTTCCGTTGGCGCAATTTTACCTACCTAATTTGCCATACGTTCATCCAAGTCTTAAGCATAAAAAACTCATCACTGTTTTTGTTTCCGCAGAATGGCCAGAGTGTTTTGAAGACATGGGAGACCATTGGCTTCTTAGAGAATATGACAGTCTAGACCGTATCAAAATTAAAAACTTAGAAACTCCTAATGCGGTTGTAAAACCTTTTCCGCTACAAGCAGAATTAGATAACAATGATTTTCCGTTATGGGATGGCGGCGGTTTATCTCTAGAAGATGAAGATGAAGTTTTAAAACTAGAAAATGAAGGCATTATTGATGATTATTTTGATATCACCGACCACATCTACAATCATAAAATAGGTGGTTACCCTTCTTTTTGTCAATCTGGAATTGGTGATGCAGAGGGCTTTGGTGAAGGTTTTCAGTTTGTGTTTCAAATTGTATCAGATTATAAAGCAAATTTAAACGTGGTAGATGGTGGTAGCTTAATGTTCGCCAAAAACAACAATACCAACCAATGGAGTTTGTATTACGATTTTTATTAATTGAAAGTCTGACAAAAACAAGCACTAATTAAATTTTTAAAATCTAAACAAGAATTATGATACTCGCTTTTGATACGTATTATTACGACGGAAAAGCCAAAACCATTGCGGTAAGCTTTAACGAATGGGAAGATGAAGTTCCAACGCAAATTTACACGGATATTATTGAAGATGTAGCACCATACGAATCAGGTTCTTTTTATAAACGCGAATTGCCGTGTATTTTAAGTCTACTTAAACAAGTGAATTTAGATGAGGTAGAATTAATTATTGTAGATGGGTATGTGATTCTAGAAGAAAAACACTTGGGTTTAGGTGGCTATTTGTACCAAGCTTTAGACCATAAAATTCCGATTGTTGGTATTGCAAAATCTGAGTTTGTGTCTAAAACGTCTGTATTTAAGGAAGTATGTCGTGGCGAAAGTAAAAAACCATTGTATGTCACGGCTATTGGTACAGATAGAGATGAGGTTTGTAACGCCATAGAACGTATGCACGGTAAACACCGAATGCCAACATTACTACAGATTGTAGATACTAAAACAAAAGAAAATACGAAGAACTAATACATTAAAAAATATAACTATGAATGAAGACTTAATCGTAAGTTCTGAAGACGAATTAAAACCACTATTTAGAAAAAATTATAGGGAGTTTATAGCCGAAAAACCACGGACTGTTACTTTTGAAGCCGAAGAATTTACCTTATATAATTTTGAAAAGATGATGGAACCGACCAATATAGATGGGATGAAAGTAAGTCGAATTCACGCATTAAAACCATACGTAAAGACGTTAAGTGAATTTATGAATCCCATATTTAAAGATTTAAATGGATACAAATGGAGTTTAGAAAAGTTGGCTTTAGGTAAAGCTATAGGTGCTAATTCTGAAGGTGATTTATTGTTTTTTGGTTGTTATGATAATACTAATGTACATCTATTTCGTCACGATGACGGAACAATACAAAGAACTTATTTAACGTTCTTTAAAATTGTTAAACAATTTTCAGAATAACAAAAAGAAGACTGTGGATTATACTTTATTGCGTTGTCTCTAATAGACTGTATAACCTAAAATAAAAACTTAAAGAGTTCTTAATAAGTTATAAAATAACGTTAAGTCTATCTTTTTAATTGGTAATGCATAATATTACTTATAGGTTTGAAAAAACTACATAAAAAAAATCGTTATGATCAAATCATTAAAAACTAGTGTTTTATTATTATTTGTCTGTGTGTCAACCACGCTAATGGCCCAAGAACAAGACGTTTCTGATAAGGAATTGGGGCAATTTGCTGATGCCTTTACAGAGGTTCAAATTCAAAATCAGAAATCTCAACAGAAAATGATAGCCGTAATTAAAGAAGAAGGTCTAGAGGTAGAGCGCTTTAATGAAATTCAACAGGCAGTTATGGATCCAAATAAAGAATCGGATGCTACGGAAGCTGAAAAAGAAAAGCATGAAAATGCAACAATTAAATTGGAAAAAATGCAACCTGAAATTGAAAAAGAGGTTATTGCGAGTATAGAATCTACAGGAATTTCTATAAATGATTACGAGTCTCTTGCTGCAAAAATTCAACAAGATCAAGGCCTTCAACAACGATTACAAGCTATTATTGTAAAGCGTCAAGGAGATAAGTCTTAAGATTATGAGATATAACAGAAATTATTTGTAATTTTTGTTATAATATAAATGCCAAGTTTTTTTCTTTTGAAGAAACTTGGCATTTATATTTTTAGGTAAGGCAATATTAACTTCTCATAAGTTTATATGAATCCTTTATAGAGAATATCATATTTTATGAAGTTTTTAATTTGCTTTTCTCAGTCCTGAAATTACTCCGTATATCTTAAAAATAAATGGTTTTTATTTTTAATGATGTCTGCTAATTTTTTAAATTCTGATTCGGTGGTGTTATACAATTTTGCCAAGTCAGTTACCAATGCTTTTAATTCATTGTCTGTTAAAGGCTCATTTTTAATAAATCCTAAAAAGGAAGCCCCTATGCCAAAAAGTTCAAGATTATAGGTGTCAAATAAGTATTTTGATAGCGCATAATTTTCAAAAGGACTAAAGTCGACATCAAAATATCCATTCGGAAACCCAGTAAGTCCTTCGTATGGTTTTTCAACAGGAAGAATTTTAAGAATCACCTGTTGGTCTAAAAAAGCTAATGGAGATTCGTTGATGTTTTCTAAATATAGAACATCGTCTTCAGCATTGCTTATGCCTTTTTCACAAACGGTTTTAAAATCAATGTTTTTTGTTTGTTTCAAAAAGTTTTCTCTGATAATGAAGTATTCAGAAGGTGTAGAAAGATGCCCCAAATGCTCGTTATCTTCATCATAACAGGCTTTGTCAAGTCCAGATAAATCATAACCTTCTGTATCTAGCAGAGAATTGTAATCACAAGCGTGACCACTGGTATATTCGGCTTGACCTAAATCATCAAGCGTTAAAATTATAGTCTTGTCGGGATGATTTTGTTTATAGGTTTGGTAAACGTCCATAAGTTCCTCGTACGACTTTATATTTTCGATTAAGAAACTCTCAAATAATCTTTCTTGATAAGGCTCCCGAGTTTTAATTAATTTTTCTATGTTCATAGTTTTGCTTTAAATATTAGATAACCTCAAAAGTTAGACATTGGCTTCTTTACTAAACTCTTTTTTCAATTCGGTATAACCTGGCGTTATTAAGTTGTTGTATTTTTTTGGATTCATATTATAGCCATCAAAACCAGAGATATAATATTTTAGTTCTTTCAGTTTTAGTTTCTGAAAGTATTCTGGTACGGCATTTTCAAACTTACAACCATCAATATCTAAGCGTTCTAAATGGGGTAAATCGGCTATCCAAGTAGGTAAATCTATAAAGTCATTTCCGCCTAAGGATAAGGTTTTTAAAGTTTTAATTTGCTGAATGTATTCTGGTAAAACCTCGTATTTGTGACCTATTAAAAATTCGGTAAGCTTTAGTTCCGTAATACTTTCAGGAATGCTATTTACATCATCACCAATGCCCAAAAGGGTTAGTTTTTGTAAAGCTTTAAACTGATTTAATTTCGCATACCCTTGCATTCCAAATTGGTAACTTAAAGCGATGTATAAAGATTCTAAAGCCGGAGCTTCTAAGGTTTCCAGTGTTTCAAAAGAGGTATAACTTAAATCTAAAGCTTTTAAATTCGGCAACGTTACTTTAGGAAACGTAGTTGAAACGTCATAATGTGCCATATTTAAGCCCTCTAAATTGGGCATGTTTTTAATAATAGATTCTAAGTTGTCGCCTTTATAAAAATCTAATTTAAAATATTTTAATTGAGGCGCAGGTTTAGACGTTAAAGGCACAAGACTAGCTTCATTATTATCTAAATGTAAATGCTCTAAGTTTATACAATAGAGAAGTATATCTTTAAAATGACCGGTATTTGTATAAGCTTTTAGTGTGGTTAATAGTTTTGGTTTTGGTAAGTATTGCGTTAAATCTTCTTGCGTATTTTCGCATTCATTAATACCTGAAAAATGTAGCGATTTAGTTATTAAGTTGCTAAATAAAACCTTAGGTTCTTCAATCGCTAAATTCCCAAAATAAGCCTGTTCTGTTTCTAATAATTTTTCTGAAGCAACATATTCTTGTATGTCGAATACGTGCAATTCTTTAATTTTAGAAGGTAAATTAGCAGCATTCAATACTAATTCACGACAGCTATTGAAACTTACATAGTCTAAATGTTTCAGGTCTTTTAAACCTTCCGAAATACTTTCTATACTGGCGCCGTACAATTTTAAATAATTGAGTTGCTTACATTTTTCAATATCTTGAAACAAGGTTTCCATTTGACTTCCTTGATGAATATCGATAGCTTTAAGTGTGTTTAATTGCCCAAAGCCGAGCGTTACAGCAGAAAAATCTGTGATGTATTGAATTATTATTTTTTCTAGATGCGTAAAACGTTCTGGATGCGATAATACGTAGTTTAAGATTTTTACATCTCTAACTAATAATTCTGTATTTAAAATTGGCGTATTTCCTGGTACAATTTCTAAACTATCATCTAAAGTGATGTATTCGCAGCTCTTGGTAAATATTTGATGGTCTGCGATGGTTTTAATTAAAGGGATGGCTTTAAACTTAAGAACAAAAAGTTTATCTAATTGATTGAATCCGTTAGGAATTTCAATAAGATTTGGACATTTAAATAAGTTGAATTTTTCAAGGTTTACAAGTGTAGAAATACTAGCAGGCAGTTTTGTGAGGTGCTCTAGTCTTATAAAATCTAATTCTTTTAAACTAGCAGGCAGTTTAAGTTGAGACGTGTCTTTTAAATTGACTTCGTAGAAACCTAATTCTTCTAATTTGGTGAGTTTTTCTAGTTGAAGTGATTCTTGAAAATCTGTTGTAATATCACTTAATTCTAGTTCTTTTATATTTTTTAAAGACCAAAACGATTCTGGAAATGAAGCCAATTGTGGTAACTCCAAACTAAGCTTTTCTAAACGGTTTAAATTTCCAATATGGCTGGGTAAATACTGGTAGTTGCCTTCAATTTCTAAAGCTGTTAAAGAGGTAATATCACAAATTTCTTTTGGCAAACCGTTGGAAAACACATCTTCTATTGTTAGATGGGTAATACCGTTTAAACGTGAAATAAGATCAGGTTGCTTTTCAAGTAGTTCTGCAATCGCCTCATCTCTAATAGAAAGTCTTGAAAACTCTAGCATAGTGTAAAGTTTCCCAACAGGAAACAATGGGTCTTTTAGTCCGAACTTAAGTAAGGTGTTTAAAACCTTCCCTGAATTTTCACCATCTTCAGGCAGCTTATTTCGGGTATTAAAAGCAGCATTAAGTTCTGGTGTACCAAAACGCTTTAAGGTTTCTGTAATTTCTGTAACTATAATTTCGTCTCTAGAGATTTTTCCTACTAAAAAAAGCTCGTATAAAAAGGCTTCTGGGTATTTGGGTGCAGTCTTTACATTTTTATAATAACTACTAAGATATTCTATTTTAAAATCCATTAAATTTTTTTTAAATGATCTGCATGTTTAACGATAAAAGAGTATTATTAAATAGCTACACGGTTTATTAACTCCATGCGTTTTAAAATAATAGGTACAAATAATGCAAATTTGGCATTAAACTCTTCTTGTGTTTTGGCGGTGTTTAAATTATCTCCCATGGTAATCCAAGTGGAGTATAAATCTTCTTCCAAACTTTCTTCTGTAGTATCAATATTTAAAGCTCTAATTAACTTGAAATTTTCATCCTGATTATAAAATCCACTGTCTTTTACAATTTCGAAAACGAGTTCAAAAATACTTTGAGTCGATAAAAGTTCACTAATTTTTAGTTCGGTCTCTTTAGAAGCACTAATAGATTCAAAGACATCAACCATTAAATTTTGTACTCTACCATTTATGTTAAAATCTAGATATTTCAAATCCTTTAATTTTAAAATGTTATTATTTATAGGTGTTTTTTGATTATGATAAGGCTGCATGTCCGGTTATTTCACCGTCTTTAACAACAAAAAAGATGTTTGCAATTGGAGCGTTACCATAACTATCATCTTCCCAAGCATTTTTGTGTAAGTATAAAAATGTGTTTAATAATTCATTATCTGCATCTTTAGAGATTACCATCATACAAGAACGTCTTGGAAT is a window of Formosa sediminum DNA encoding:
- a CDS encoding DUF1963 domain-containing protein, with product MTVEDLKNKISKPVTKFTTGGFRPKNTIEESWIGKVFAYHDDEDIPLDKNGNPMFPLAQFYLPNLPYVHPSLKHKKLITVFVSAEWPECFEDMGDHWLLREYDSLDRIKIKNLETPNAVVKPFPLQAELDNNDFPLWDGGGLSLEDEDEVLKLENEGIIDDYFDITDHIYNHKIGGYPSFCQSGIGDAEGFGEGFQFVFQIVSDYKANLNVVDGGSLMFAKNNNTNQWSLYYDFY
- a CDS encoding disease resistance family protein; its protein translation is MDFKIEYLSSYYKNVKTAPKYPEAFLYELFLVGKISRDEIIVTEITETLKRFGTPELNAAFNTRNKLPEDGENSGKVLNTLLKFGLKDPLFPVGKLYTMLEFSRLSIRDEAIAELLEKQPDLISRLNGITHLTIEDVFSNGLPKEICDITSLTALEIEGNYQYLPSHIGNLNRLEKLSLELPQLASFPESFWSLKNIKELELSDITTDFQESLQLEKLTKLEELGFYEVNLKDTSQLKLPASLKELDFIRLEHLTKLPASISTLVNLEKFNLFKCPNLIEIPNGFNQLDKLFVLKFKAIPLIKTIADHQIFTKSCEYITLDDSLEIVPGNTPILNTELLVRDVKILNYVLSHPERFTHLEKIIIQYITDFSAVTLGFGQLNTLKAIDIHQGSQMETLFQDIEKCKQLNYLKLYGASIESISEGLKDLKHLDYVSFNSCRELVLNAANLPSKIKELHVFDIQEYVASEKLLETEQAYFGNLAIEEPKVLFSNLITKSLHFSGINECENTQEDLTQYLPKPKLLTTLKAYTNTGHFKDILLYCINLEHLHLDNNEASLVPLTSKPAPQLKYFKLDFYKGDNLESIIKNMPNLEGLNMAHYDVSTTFPKVTLPNLKALDLSYTSFETLETLEAPALESLYIALSYQFGMQGYAKLNQFKALQKLTLLGIGDDVNSIPESITELKLTEFLIGHKYEVLPEYIQQIKTLKTLSLGGNDFIDLPTWIADLPHLERLDIDGCKFENAVPEYFQKLKLKELKYYISGFDGYNMNPKKYNNLITPGYTELKKEFSKEANV
- a CDS encoding endonuclease V; translation: MILAFDTYYYDGKAKTIAVSFNEWEDEVPTQIYTDIIEDVAPYESGSFYKRELPCILSLLKQVNLDEVELIIVDGYVILEEKHLGLGGYLYQALDHKIPIVGIAKSEFVSKTSVFKEVCRGESKKPLYVTAIGTDRDEVCNAIERMHGKHRMPTLLQIVDTKTKENTKN
- a CDS encoding DUF1963 domain-containing protein, with product MEKYDLYKKEAYLRSVMLPSIKIVGENRSKENVGLSKQGGYPEVPEDFEWPKHEFGDYRFALQINLSEIKFEMPLPKTGMLSFFIANDDDKNVFFGAKDYAKVYHFEEGTPLKTYINPNLDYFYVDHCIRIDLQENVDIPYREELHKDKGLNKRQLDYVCSKVPDMVSKKTFSYLFGYPYYNTLAYDPRKTDEWTSLLTLRWNNVFSWDWDMDEFLMFFIEKDKLAKGDFSNIRTDLG
- a CDS encoding DUF4168 domain-containing protein yields the protein MIKSLKTSVLLLFVCVSTTLMAQEQDVSDKELGQFADAFTEVQIQNQKSQQKMIAVIKEEGLEVERFNEIQQAVMDPNKESDATEAEKEKHENATIKLEKMQPEIEKEVIASIESTGISINDYESLAAKIQQDQGLQQRLQAIIVKRQGDKS
- a CDS encoding DUF2262 domain-containing protein, with the translated sequence MKITKDTLKKDSRSEDCYRTTIESDQKKIDVSLNLEDISLEEMIALGNSFFEDFEDKKNKATDEIVSAFYENYNENWADEDNGYPELSKQEFREKLTITAIHFYAKDLIDVVYNEDGMFGNHYLIAQSYDGENFDDTTMFG